The following proteins are encoded in a genomic region of Onthophagus taurus isolate NC unplaced genomic scaffold, IU_Otau_3.0 ScKx7SY_20, whole genome shotgun sequence:
- the LOC111421492 gene encoding ras-related and estrogen-regulated growth inhibitor-like produces MMNKLVNLGLYPRQKTLKVMVLGQAGVGKSALVVRFITRRYIGEYDPTLEKVYNFNTVIDNRMVYFEILDTAGQIEQENGESLTLAANIRWAEAFILMYSVTDKCSFDECYRLKFLINYHKCGKRLGNGSKEGITEVPVVLVGNKIDQINGRMVTLEEGQKRSKEIGCVCFHEISVRESIDQVASVFRDVCGFWSVQNKNPSKLKQSGSNNKDPIAPDTIRLLCSATVSSSGFFPSPSKPSLLNRRWTKVEVEENNTKESGLSPSEALFRELASTDRYLPKTWRWRYPPPSTSQQEFYPIARADRRMSI; encoded by the exons ATGATGAATAAATTag tTAACTTAGGACTCTATCCCCgacaaaaaactttaaaagttaTGGTTTTAGGACAAGCCGGAGTTGGAAAATCag ctcTGGTTGTTAGATTTATTACAAGACGTTACATCGGTGAATATGATCCAACATTGGAAAAAGTctacaattttaataccgTTATAGACAACCGAATGGTTtatttcgagattttagataCCGCGGGACAAATCGAACAAGAAAATGGCGAATCTTTAACTTTAGCGGCCAACATAAGATGGGCAGAAGCTTTTATCTTGATGTATTCGGTGACCGATAAATGCTCATTCGACGAATGTTACCGTTTGAAATTCTTGATAAACTACCACAAATGTGGAAAAAGATTAGGAAATGGTTCGAAAGAGGGTATTACCGAAGTTCCCGTCGTTTTAGTCGGAAATAAAATCGATCAAATCAACGGTCGGATGGTTACGCTGGAGGAAGGTCAAAAAAGAAGCAAAGAAATCGGTTGTGTTTGTTTTCATGAAATTTCCGTTCGAGAGAGTATAGAtcaa gttgCTTCTGTTTTCAGAGACGTTTGTGGTTTTTGGAGCGTACAaaacaagaatccttcaaagTTGAAACAGAGCGGGAGCAACAACAAAGATCCAATTGCACCCGATACGATTCGACTTTTATGTTCGGCGACGGTTTCATCCAGTGGTTTCTTCCCAAGCCCTTCTAAACCCAGCCTTTTGAATCGACGATGGACGAAGGTCGAAGTTGAAGAGAATAACACCAAAGAGAGTGGTTTGAGTCCGTCTGAAGCTCTGTTCCGAGAACTAGCTTCAACTGACAGATATCTTCCAAAGACATGGAGATGGAGATATCCACCACCCAGTACGAGTCAACAAGAATTTTACCCAATTGCACGTGCAGATAGACGAATgagtatataa